CCACGCGGGGCCGCGAGCTCAACATCCACTACGGCGATCTGGTGCGCGGCTTCATCGGACAGATTTCACAGCTGGGCGACATGGTGCCGGTGATGGCCGGCGTCACGCTTTCGTTCAGGATGCGCGGCGAGGATCGCGTTGGCCTCGTCTATGTTGGCGACGGAGCGACATCTACCGGCGCGTTTCACGAGGGCATCAATTTCGCGGCCGTGCAGCGGTGTCCGCTTGTCGTCGTAGTCGAGAATAACGGATACGCGTACTCGACTCCGCTTTCGAAGCAGACGGCGGCGAAGCAGATGATTGACAAGGCGATCGGCTACGGCGTTGCGTCGGAACAGGCCGACGGAAACGACGTCGTCGCGACGTACGAGGCGACGAAGCGCGCTGTGGACCGCGCCCGCGCCGGCGGAGGTGTCACGCTGGTCGAGCTGATCACGTACCGGCGAAAGGGGCACGCCGAGCACGACAATCAGTCCTATGTGCCGGCTGGCGAGATCGAGCGGTGGGCGACGACTAACGATCCGATTGACCGCTTCGCTCGCGTGCTCTCGAGCGATCACGGCGTGGCGGCGTCGGAGCTGGAGGCGATAGACGCGCGCATCACGGCCGAGATAGACAGCGCGACCGATATAGCGGACGCGTCGCCGATGCCGGAGCCGGCCGACGCACTGGTGGGGATCTACGCCGATCCGCCCGCGGAGAAGCCGCTCTGGTTCCGCGAAGGCGTTCGCGCCGCGGTAGAAGTGAACGAGCGCCCGTCGAGCTGGGGGACGCACGATGTCTGAGATCACGTATCTGGAAGCGATCCGCGAAGGTCTGGCGGAAGAGATGGAGCGCGACGCCAACGTCTTCTGCCTGGGCGAGGACATCGGCGCGTACGGCGGCGC
This is a stretch of genomic DNA from Gemmatimonadaceae bacterium. It encodes these proteins:
- a CDS encoding thiamine pyrophosphate-dependent dehydrogenase E1 component subunit alpha; this translates as MNKAPHESAARAETSNGATARGGLGREQLLDLYYYMRLTRSLEERLANLYRQTKVVGGLFRSLGQEADAVGSAYALDRSKGDILSPLIRNLGSMLVQGARPVEIIKQYMAKGDSPTRGRELNIHYGDLVRGFIGQISQLGDMVPVMAGVTLSFRMRGEDRVGLVYVGDGATSTGAFHEGINFAAVQRCPLVVVVENNGYAYSTPLSKQTAAKQMIDKAIGYGVASEQADGNDVVATYEATKRAVDRARAGGGVTLVELITYRRKGHAEHDNQSYVPAGEIERWATTNDPIDRFARVLSSDHGVAASELEAIDARITAEIDSATDIADASPMPEPADALVGIYADPPAEKPLWFREGVRAAVEVNERPSSWGTHDV